The Prevotella melaninogenica nucleotide sequence CTCTTAACTGCGTCTCTAAATAGCGTATCTCCGCTTCACAAGCAGGGCAAGTACCTGCACAATCCCCTTCGTAATGACACTCCTTAGGCTGATAACTGATACCATTGGCATCTGCTATCTGCTGTCGAATATCCTTTAGTAGCTTACAAGTACTCTTTCCTTTCGTCATAATACTAATCCTTACTTACACTTCTTTTTATTCTTCTCCTTATGCGTCCTCGGCTTATAAGTCCTATGACCATACACATCATCGTAGTTTGGTAAAACAGATCCAATTCCTCCTACTATCACCGACACATCATAGGCTTCCAGTACAATAACATTATCATCTGAACGCAAAAGAGAACTTACACTAACCGTTTTCTGCTTGTAACCAATGAATGAAATAACCAACGAAGTATCTGGTGGTAACTTCAAAGCAAACAAACCATCTATATTTGTTGCCACACCCTTGTTTGTTCCCTCTATTAAGATAAAAGCTCCTATCAATGGTTCTTTATCATCACTACCAATGACCATTCCACGTACAACCACAGGTGATGCACAACTTTCAGAAAGGTCTACTACCTTTACAGAATCTTTCTTGGCTGTACGCACAGGAAGATTAGAAGTACTATCGGGCTTAACATTTTGCGCAGCAGCAGTCATTGGCATTACCGTAGCACAGATACCTGCAGCAATTCCAGCCACCTTCATACCGAAGCCATTACCCTTACGTGCCTTTAACTCACGTTCAAGATAACGTATCTCCTCCTCACAAGCAGGGCAAGTACCTACACAATCCCCCTTGTGATGACACTCCTTAGGCTGATAACTGATACCATTCGCATCCGCTATCTGCTGCCGAATATCCTTTAGTAGCTTACAAGTACTCTTTCCTTTTACCATAATGCTAATCCTTACTTACACTTCTTTTTATTCTTCTCCTTATGCGATTTCGGTTTATAAGTCCTATGACCATATACGTCATCTTTACTGGTAGGTAGTGTAGCTATTGTTACAATGCCATCTAACATTGCCTCTCTATCTTCCTCAAGCACTATAACATTATTATCAGAATGCAAAAGAGAGCTTACATGAACCTTCTTTGTCTTGTATCCGATATATGAAATAACCAACGAAGTGTCTGGTGGTAACTTCAAAGCAAACTGTCCATCCACGTTTGTTGCAACGCCCTTGTTTGTTCCGTCTATAACAACAGAAGCACCTATCACAGGTTCTTTATCTTCTGCGTCTATGACCATTCCACGTACAACCACAGGTGATGCACAACCATCAGAAAGGTCTACTACCTTTACAGGGGCTTTCTTGGTTGTTTGTACAGGAGGGTTAGCCGTACTATCGGGCTTAACATTTTGCGCAGCAGCAGTCATTGGCATTACCGTAGCACAAATACCTGCATCGATACCAGCTACCTTCATACCGAAGCCATTACCCTTACGTGCTCTTAATTCACGTTCAAGATAACGTATTTCTTCCTCACAAGCAGGACAAGTACCTGCACAATCCCCCTTGTGGTGACACTCTTTAGGCTGATAACTGATACCGTTCGCATCCGCTATCTGCTGTCGAATATCCTTTAGTAGCTTACAAGTACTCTTTCCTTTTGCCATAATACTAATCTTTACTTACACTTCTTTTTATTCTTCTCCTTATGCGACTTAGGCTTATCAGTTCTACGACCACTCACGTTATCTTTATTACCTTTATTTTCATCTTTACAAGTAGGTAGTGTAGCTATTGTTACAATGCCATCTAACATTGCATCTCTATCTTCCTCAAGCACTATAACATTATTATCAGAATGCAAAAGCGAACTTACATGAACCTTTTGCTTCTCATATCCTATTAAAGAAATAACCAACGAAGTGTCTGGTGGTAACTTCAAAGCAAACTGTCCATCGATATTTGTTGCAACGCCCTTTTTTGTTCCGTCTATTACAACAGAAGCACCTATCAATGGTTCTTTATTATCACTGCCTACGACCATTCCACGTACAACCACAGGTGATGCACAACCATCAGAAAGGTCTACTACTTTTACATCGCCTTTCTTAGCTGTATGTACAGGACGATTAGCCGTACTATCGGGCGTAACAGCTTGCGCAGCAGCGGTCATCGGCATTACCGTAGCGCAGATACCTGCTGCAATACCAGCCACCTTCATACCGAAGCCATTACCCTTACGCACCTTTAACTCATGTTCAAGATAACGTATCTCCTCCTCACAAGCAGGGCAAGTACCTGCACAATCTCCCTTGTGATGACACTCTTTAGGTTGATAGCTGATACCATTCGCATCCGCTATCTGCTGCCGAATATCCTTCAATAGCTTACAAGTACTCTTCCCTTTTGCCATAACTTTATTTCTTATTACACTTCTTTTCCTTATGCGATTTCGGTCCTTTCTTCGCCTTATGCTTCCCGAACATTTTATCGCATCCACCCAAGACTACAATTTCATTCATCATCGCTGAGTCCTCAGTGATATAAATATCATTATTCTTTTTATCTAAGAGTTCTTTAACTGTCACACTCATTTTATAATAACCAATACCTCTCACCTCCAGTGTATCAGTTAGCAGAGCTTTCACAGCATACTCGCCCTCAATATCGGTGACATCTCCTTTTTTTGTGTCCTTCAACCCAACAACGGCTCCAATAATAGGCTCCTTTGTCTTTGTATCGAACACCTTCCCACGTAATAGAACAGCATCAGGCTGACCATTGGTCAGGTCTACCGCTCTTATAGAATCATTCTTTATCGTCTTAGCCTTAAAGTCAGGACTAATCTTACTCTCTGTTTGTACCATAGCAGCCATTGGCAATACTGTCACACAGACGCCTGCTGCAATACCAGCCACCTTCATACCTAAACCGCTATGCTGTTTATTCTTTAATTGTTCTTCAAGGTAACGGATTTCTTTCTCACAGCCAGGACACGTACCTGTACATTCACCCTTATGATGACACTCTTCAGGATGATAGCTTATTCCATTCTCATTTGCTATTTTCTGACGGACATCCTTCAATACCTTGCAAATGGCTCTCCCCTTTTCCATAAATTATTATTTAAGCGTTAGTAAATAAAAGACCTTGCTACAAAAATATAAAAAAAAGAAGATAAACAAAAACAAACTGACATTTTTGTTATTACATGACGCTAAATTTAATCGTTCACAACAAAATACACACAAAAAATATTA carries:
- a CDS encoding carboxypeptidase-like regulatory domain-containing protein, translated to MAKGKSTCKLLKDIRQQIADANGISYQPKECHHKGDCAGTCPACEEEIRYLERELRARKGNGFGMKVAGIDAGICATVMPMTAAAQNVKPDSTANPPVQTTKKAPVKVVDLSDGCASPVVVRGMVIDAEDKEPVIGASVVIDGTNKGVATNVDGQFALKLPPDTSLVISYIGYKTKKVHVSSLLHSDNNVIVLEEDREAMLDGIVTIATLPTSKDDVYGHRTYKPKSHKEKNKKKCK
- a CDS encoding carboxypeptidase-like regulatory domain-containing protein, translated to MEKGRAICKVLKDVRQKIANENGISYHPEECHHKGECTGTCPGCEKEIRYLEEQLKNKQHSGLGMKVAGIAAGVCVTVLPMAAMVQTESKISPDFKAKTIKNDSIRAVDLTNGQPDAVLLRGKVFDTKTKEPIIGAVVGLKDTKKGDVTDIEGEYAVKALLTDTLEVRGIGYYKMSVTVKELLDKKNNDIYITEDSAMMNEIVVLGGCDKMFGKHKAKKGPKSHKEKKCNKK
- a CDS encoding carboxypeptidase-like regulatory domain-containing protein — its product is MAKGKSTCKLLKDIRQQIADANGISYQPKECHHKGDCAGTCPACEEEIRYLEHELKVRKGNGFGMKVAGIAAGICATVMPMTAAAQAVTPDSTANRPVHTAKKGDVKVVDLSDGCASPVVVRGMVVGSDNKEPLIGASVVIDGTKKGVATNIDGQFALKLPPDTSLVISLIGYEKQKVHVSSLLHSDNNVIVLEEDRDAMLDGIVTIATLPTCKDENKGNKDNVSGRRTDKPKSHKEKNKKKCK
- a CDS encoding carboxypeptidase-like regulatory domain-containing protein; amino-acid sequence: MVKGKSTCKLLKDIRQQIADANGISYQPKECHHKGDCVGTCPACEEEIRYLERELKARKGNGFGMKVAGIAAGICATVMPMTAAAQNVKPDSTSNLPVRTAKKDSVKVVDLSESCASPVVVRGMVIGSDDKEPLIGAFILIEGTNKGVATNIDGLFALKLPPDTSLVISFIGYKQKTVSVSSLLRSDDNVIVLEAYDVSVIVGGIGSVLPNYDDVYGHRTYKPRTHKEKNKKKCK